A window of the Rhodoferax sp. GW822-FHT02A01 genome harbors these coding sequences:
- a CDS encoding ester cyclase, whose translation MKVVIHDLIQLPGRVGARVEITDTHQGELYGIPATDKKVNFRLHEFHTIENGLVKTTWHMEDWFGLFLQLDQFPRQA comes from the coding sequence GTGAAGGTGGTAATTCACGACCTCATCCAGTTGCCGGGCCGCGTGGGCGCGCGTGTGGAAATCACCGACACGCACCAGGGGGAGCTGTACGGCATCCCCGCCACCGACAAAAAGGTGAACTTCCGCTTGCACGAATTCCACACGATCGAGAACGGCTTGGTGAAGACTACCTGGCACATGGAGGACTGGTTCGGCCTGTTCCTGCAACTTGACCAGTTTCCACGACAAGCTTGA